A single genomic interval of Canis lupus dingo isolate Sandy chromosome 6, ASM325472v2, whole genome shotgun sequence harbors:
- the FUBP1 gene encoding far upstream element-binding protein 1 isoform X8, giving the protein MADYSTVPPPSSGSAGGGGGGGGGGGVNDAFKDALQRARQIAAKIGGDAGTSLNSNDYGYGGQKRPLEDGDQPDAKKVAPQNDSFGTQLPPMHQQQRSVMTEEYKVPDGMVGFIIGRGGEQISRIQQESGCKIQIAPDSGGLPERSCMLTGTPESVQSAKRLLDQIVEKGRPAPGFHHGDGPGNAVQEIMIPASKAGLVIGKGGETIKQLQERAGVKMVMIQDGPQNTGADKPLRITGDPYKVQQAKEMVLELIRDQGGFREVRNEYGSRIGGNEGIDVPIPRFAVGIVIGRNGEMIKKIQNDAGVRIQFKPDDGTTPDRIAQITGPPDRCQHAAEIITDLLRSVQAGNPGGPGPGGRGRGRGQGNWNMGPPGGLQEFNFIVPTGKTGLIIGKGGETIKSISQQSGARIELQRNPPPNADPNMKLFTIRGTPQQIDYARQLIEEKIGGPVNPLGPPVPHGPHGVPGPHGPPGPPGPGTPMGPYNPAPYNPGPPGPAPHGPPAPYAPQGWGNAYPHWQQQAPPDPAKAGTDPNSAAWAAYYAHYYQQQAQPPPAAPAGAPTTTQTNGQGNYGDQQNPAPAGQVDYTKAWEEYYKKMGQQGQTQDYSKAWEEYYKKQGQAVPAPTGAPPGGQPDYSAAWAEYYRQQAAYYAQTSPQGMPQHPPAPQCLPRPSTLGSAAKSNRNYPCVKRRLA; this is encoded by the exons attgcagCAAAAATTGGAGGTGATGCTGGTACATCACTGAATTCAAATGACTATGGTTATGGGGGACAAAAAAGACCTTTGGAAGACGGAG ATCAACCAGATGCTAAGAAAGTTGCTCCTCAGAATGACT CTTTTGGAACACAGTTACCACCGATGCACCAGCAACAAAG GTCTGTAATGACAGAAGAATACAAAGTTCCAGATGGAATGGTTGGATTTA taattgGCAGAGGTGGTGAACAGATCTCACGCATACAACAGGAATCTGGATGCAAAATACAGATAGCTCCTG ATAGTGGTGGCCTTCCAGAAAGGTCTTGTATGTTAACTGGAACACCTGAATCTGTCCA ATCAGCAAAACGGTTACTGGACCAGATTGTTGAAAAAGGAAGACCAGCTCCAGGCTTTCACCATGGTGATGGACCGGGAAATGCAGTTCAAGAAATCATGATTCCAGCTAGCAAGGCAGGATTAGTTATTGGAAAGGGAGGAGAAACTATTAAACAACTTCAG GAGCGGGCTGGAGTTAAAATGGTTATGATTCAAGATGGGCCTCAGAACACTGGTGCTGACAAACCTCTTAGGATTACAGGAGACCCATACAAAGTTCAG CAAGCCAAGGAAATGGTGTTAGAGTTAATTCGTGATCAAGGTGGCTTCCGAGAAGTTCGAAATGAGTATGGGTCAAGAATAGGAGGAAATGAAGGGATAGAT GTCCCTATTCCAAGATTTGCTGTTGGCATTGTaataggaagaaatggagaaatgattaaaaaaatacaaaatgatgctGGTGTTCGAATTCAGTTTAAGCCAG atgATGGAACAACACCTGATAGAATAGCACAAATAACAGGACCTCCAGACCGATGTCAACATGCTGCAGAAATTATTACAGACCTTCTTCGAAGTGTTCAG GCTGGTAATCCTGGTGGTCCTGGACCTGGTGGTCGAGGAAGAGGTAGAGGTCAAGGCAACTGGAACATGGGACCACCTGGTGGACTACAggaatttaatttcattgtaccaactgggaaaactggactaaTAATTGGAAAAG gAGGTGAAACCATAAAAAGCATAAGCCAACAGTCTGGTGCAAGAATAGAACTTCAGAGAAATCCTCCACCTAATGCAGATCctaatatgaaattatttacaaTTCGTGGCACTCCACAGCAAATAGACTATGCGCGGCAACTTATAGAAGAAAAGATTGGT GGCCCAGTAAATCCTTTAGGGCCACCTGTACCCCATGGGCCCCATGGTGTCCCAGGCCCCCAtgggcctcctgggcctccagggccTGGAACTCCAATGGGACCATACAACCCTGCACCTTACAATCCAGGACCACCTGGCCCTGCTCCTCA tgGTCCTCCGGCTCCTTATGCTCCCCAGGGGTGGGGAAATGCATATCCACACTGGCAGCAACAGGCCCCTCCTGATCCAG CTAAGGCAGGAACGGATCCAAATTCAGCAGCTTGGGCTGCCTATTATGCTCACTATTATCAACAGCAAGCACAGCCACCACCTGCAGCTCCTGCTGGTGCACCAACTACAACCCAAACCAATGGACAAGGTAACTATG GAGATCAGCAGAATCCAGCTCCAGCTGGACAGGTTGATTATACCAAGGCTTGGGAAGAGTATTACAAGAAAATGG GTCAACAAGGGCAGACACAAGATTATTCAAAAGCTTGGGAGGAATATTACAAGAAGCAAG GTCAAGCAGTTCCTGCTCCTACTGGTGCTCCACCAGGTGGTCAGCCAGATTATAGTGCAGCCTGGGCTGAGTACTATAGACAACAAGCAGCCTACTATGCCCAGACAAGTCCCCAGGGAATGCCACAGCATCCTCCAGCACCTCAG TGCCTTCCCAGACCTTCCACCTTAGGTTCTGCTGCAAAAAGCAACAG AAACTACCCGTGTGTAAAAAGAAGATTGGCTTAA
- the FUBP1 gene encoding far upstream element-binding protein 1 isoform X3, with amino-acid sequence MADYSTVPPPSSGSAGGGGGGGGGGGVNDAFKDALQRARQIAAKIGGDAGTSLNSNDYGYGGQKRPLEDGDGSWTSPSSTTHWEGMPSPFKDQPDAKKVAPQNDSFGTQLPPMHQQQSRSVMTEEYKVPDGMVGFIIGRGGEQISRIQQESGCKIQIAPDSGGLPERSCMLTGTPESVQSAKRLLDQIVEKGRPAPGFHHGDGPGNAVQEIMIPASKAGLVIGKGGETIKQLQERAGVKMVMIQDGPQNTGADKPLRITGDPYKVQQAKEMVLELIRDQGGFREVRNEYGSRIGGNEGIDVPIPRFAVGIVIGRNGEMIKKIQNDAGVRIQFKPDDGTTPDRIAQITGPPDRCQHAAEIITDLLRSVQAGNPGGPGPGGRGRGRGQGNWNMGPPGGLQEFNFIVPTGKTGLIIGKGGETIKSISQQSGARIELQRNPPPNADPNMKLFTIRGTPQQIDYARQLIEEKIGGPVNPLGPPVPHGPHGVPGPHGPPGPPGPGTPMGPYNPAPYNPGPPGPAPHGPPAPYAPQGWGNAYPHWQQQAPPDPAKAGTDPNSAAWAAYYAHYYQQQAQPPPAAPAGAPTTTQTNGQGNYGDQQNPAPAGQVDYTKAWEEYYKKMGQQGQTQDYSKAWEEYYKKQGQAVPAPTGAPPGGQPDYSAAWAEYYRQQAAYYAQTSPQGMPQHPPAPQCLPRPSTLGSAAKSNSAEDAASTKS; translated from the exons attgcagCAAAAATTGGAGGTGATGCTGGTACATCACTGAATTCAAATGACTATGGTTATGGGGGACAAAAAAGACCTTTGGAAGACGGAG aTGGCTCTTGGACAAGTCCGAGCAGTACAACACACTGGGAGGGAATGCCCTCTCCTTTTAAAg ATCAACCAGATGCTAAGAAAGTTGCTCCTCAGAATGACT CTTTTGGAACACAGTTACCACCGATGCACCAGCAACAAAG CAGGTCTGTAATGACAGAAGAATACAAAGTTCCAGATGGAATGGTTGGATTTA taattgGCAGAGGTGGTGAACAGATCTCACGCATACAACAGGAATCTGGATGCAAAATACAGATAGCTCCTG ATAGTGGTGGCCTTCCAGAAAGGTCTTGTATGTTAACTGGAACACCTGAATCTGTCCA ATCAGCAAAACGGTTACTGGACCAGATTGTTGAAAAAGGAAGACCAGCTCCAGGCTTTCACCATGGTGATGGACCGGGAAATGCAGTTCAAGAAATCATGATTCCAGCTAGCAAGGCAGGATTAGTTATTGGAAAGGGAGGAGAAACTATTAAACAACTTCAG GAGCGGGCTGGAGTTAAAATGGTTATGATTCAAGATGGGCCTCAGAACACTGGTGCTGACAAACCTCTTAGGATTACAGGAGACCCATACAAAGTTCAG CAAGCCAAGGAAATGGTGTTAGAGTTAATTCGTGATCAAGGTGGCTTCCGAGAAGTTCGAAATGAGTATGGGTCAAGAATAGGAGGAAATGAAGGGATAGAT GTCCCTATTCCAAGATTTGCTGTTGGCATTGTaataggaagaaatggagaaatgattaaaaaaatacaaaatgatgctGGTGTTCGAATTCAGTTTAAGCCAG atgATGGAACAACACCTGATAGAATAGCACAAATAACAGGACCTCCAGACCGATGTCAACATGCTGCAGAAATTATTACAGACCTTCTTCGAAGTGTTCAG GCTGGTAATCCTGGTGGTCCTGGACCTGGTGGTCGAGGAAGAGGTAGAGGTCAAGGCAACTGGAACATGGGACCACCTGGTGGACTACAggaatttaatttcattgtaccaactgggaaaactggactaaTAATTGGAAAAG gAGGTGAAACCATAAAAAGCATAAGCCAACAGTCTGGTGCAAGAATAGAACTTCAGAGAAATCCTCCACCTAATGCAGATCctaatatgaaattatttacaaTTCGTGGCACTCCACAGCAAATAGACTATGCGCGGCAACTTATAGAAGAAAAGATTGGT GGCCCAGTAAATCCTTTAGGGCCACCTGTACCCCATGGGCCCCATGGTGTCCCAGGCCCCCAtgggcctcctgggcctccagggccTGGAACTCCAATGGGACCATACAACCCTGCACCTTACAATCCAGGACCACCTGGCCCTGCTCCTCA tgGTCCTCCGGCTCCTTATGCTCCCCAGGGGTGGGGAAATGCATATCCACACTGGCAGCAACAGGCCCCTCCTGATCCAG CTAAGGCAGGAACGGATCCAAATTCAGCAGCTTGGGCTGCCTATTATGCTCACTATTATCAACAGCAAGCACAGCCACCACCTGCAGCTCCTGCTGGTGCACCAACTACAACCCAAACCAATGGACAAGGTAACTATG GAGATCAGCAGAATCCAGCTCCAGCTGGACAGGTTGATTATACCAAGGCTTGGGAAGAGTATTACAAGAAAATGG GTCAACAAGGGCAGACACAAGATTATTCAAAAGCTTGGGAGGAATATTACAAGAAGCAAG GTCAAGCAGTTCCTGCTCCTACTGGTGCTCCACCAGGTGGTCAGCCAGATTATAGTGCAGCCTGGGCTGAGTACTATAGACAACAAGCAGCCTACTATGCCCAGACAAGTCCCCAGGGAATGCCACAGCATCCTCCAGCACCTCAG TGCCTTCCCAGACCTTCCACCTTAGGTTCTGCTGCAAAAAGCAACAG TGCTGAAGATGCTGCAAGCACCAAATCATAG
- the FUBP1 gene encoding far upstream element-binding protein 1 isoform X4 yields the protein MADYSTVPPPSSGSAGGGGGGGGGGGVNDAFKDALQRARQIAAKIGGDAGTSLNSNDYGYGGQKRPLEDGDGSWTSPSSTTHWEGMPSPFKDQPDAKKVAPQNDSFGTQLPPMHQQQSRSVMTEEYKVPDGMVGFIIGRGGEQISRIQQESGCKIQIAPDSGGLPERSCMLTGTPESVQSAKRLLDQIVEKGRPAPGFHHGDGPGNAVQEIMIPASKAGLVIGKGGETIKQLQERAGVKMVMIQDGPQNTGADKPLRITGDPYKVQQAKEMVLELIRDQGGFREVRNEYGSRIGGNEGIDVPIPRFAVGIVIGRNGEMIKKIQNDAGVRIQFKPDDGTTPDRIAQITGPPDRCQHAAEIITDLLRSVQAGNPGGPGPGGRGRGRGQGNWNMGPPGGLQEFNFIVPTGKTGLIIGKGGETIKSISQQSGARIELQRNPPPNADPNMKLFTIRGTPQQIDYARQLIEEKIGGPVNPLGPPVPHGPHGVPGPHGPPGPPGPGTPMGPYNPAPYNPGPPGPAPHGPPAPYAPQGWGNAYPHWQQQAPPDPAKAGTDPNSAAWAAYYAHYYQQQAQPPPAAPAGAPTTTQTNGQGDQQNPAPAGQVDYTKAWEEYYKKMGQQGQTQDYSKAWEEYYKKQGQAVPAPTGAPPGGQPDYSAAWAEYYRQQAAYYAQTSPQGMPQHPPAPQCLPRPSTLGSAAKSNRNYPCVKRRLA from the exons attgcagCAAAAATTGGAGGTGATGCTGGTACATCACTGAATTCAAATGACTATGGTTATGGGGGACAAAAAAGACCTTTGGAAGACGGAG aTGGCTCTTGGACAAGTCCGAGCAGTACAACACACTGGGAGGGAATGCCCTCTCCTTTTAAAg ATCAACCAGATGCTAAGAAAGTTGCTCCTCAGAATGACT CTTTTGGAACACAGTTACCACCGATGCACCAGCAACAAAG CAGGTCTGTAATGACAGAAGAATACAAAGTTCCAGATGGAATGGTTGGATTTA taattgGCAGAGGTGGTGAACAGATCTCACGCATACAACAGGAATCTGGATGCAAAATACAGATAGCTCCTG ATAGTGGTGGCCTTCCAGAAAGGTCTTGTATGTTAACTGGAACACCTGAATCTGTCCA ATCAGCAAAACGGTTACTGGACCAGATTGTTGAAAAAGGAAGACCAGCTCCAGGCTTTCACCATGGTGATGGACCGGGAAATGCAGTTCAAGAAATCATGATTCCAGCTAGCAAGGCAGGATTAGTTATTGGAAAGGGAGGAGAAACTATTAAACAACTTCAG GAGCGGGCTGGAGTTAAAATGGTTATGATTCAAGATGGGCCTCAGAACACTGGTGCTGACAAACCTCTTAGGATTACAGGAGACCCATACAAAGTTCAG CAAGCCAAGGAAATGGTGTTAGAGTTAATTCGTGATCAAGGTGGCTTCCGAGAAGTTCGAAATGAGTATGGGTCAAGAATAGGAGGAAATGAAGGGATAGAT GTCCCTATTCCAAGATTTGCTGTTGGCATTGTaataggaagaaatggagaaatgattaaaaaaatacaaaatgatgctGGTGTTCGAATTCAGTTTAAGCCAG atgATGGAACAACACCTGATAGAATAGCACAAATAACAGGACCTCCAGACCGATGTCAACATGCTGCAGAAATTATTACAGACCTTCTTCGAAGTGTTCAG GCTGGTAATCCTGGTGGTCCTGGACCTGGTGGTCGAGGAAGAGGTAGAGGTCAAGGCAACTGGAACATGGGACCACCTGGTGGACTACAggaatttaatttcattgtaccaactgggaaaactggactaaTAATTGGAAAAG gAGGTGAAACCATAAAAAGCATAAGCCAACAGTCTGGTGCAAGAATAGAACTTCAGAGAAATCCTCCACCTAATGCAGATCctaatatgaaattatttacaaTTCGTGGCACTCCACAGCAAATAGACTATGCGCGGCAACTTATAGAAGAAAAGATTGGT GGCCCAGTAAATCCTTTAGGGCCACCTGTACCCCATGGGCCCCATGGTGTCCCAGGCCCCCAtgggcctcctgggcctccagggccTGGAACTCCAATGGGACCATACAACCCTGCACCTTACAATCCAGGACCACCTGGCCCTGCTCCTCA tgGTCCTCCGGCTCCTTATGCTCCCCAGGGGTGGGGAAATGCATATCCACACTGGCAGCAACAGGCCCCTCCTGATCCAG CTAAGGCAGGAACGGATCCAAATTCAGCAGCTTGGGCTGCCTATTATGCTCACTATTATCAACAGCAAGCACAGCCACCACCTGCAGCTCCTGCTGGTGCACCAACTACAACCCAAACCAATGGACAAG GAGATCAGCAGAATCCAGCTCCAGCTGGACAGGTTGATTATACCAAGGCTTGGGAAGAGTATTACAAGAAAATGG GTCAACAAGGGCAGACACAAGATTATTCAAAAGCTTGGGAGGAATATTACAAGAAGCAAG GTCAAGCAGTTCCTGCTCCTACTGGTGCTCCACCAGGTGGTCAGCCAGATTATAGTGCAGCCTGGGCTGAGTACTATAGACAACAAGCAGCCTACTATGCCCAGACAAGTCCCCAGGGAATGCCACAGCATCCTCCAGCACCTCAG TGCCTTCCCAGACCTTCCACCTTAGGTTCTGCTGCAAAAAGCAACAG AAACTACCCGTGTGTAAAAAGAAGATTGGCTTAA
- the FUBP1 gene encoding far upstream element-binding protein 1 isoform X1, whose protein sequence is MADYSTVPPPSSGSAGGGGGGGGGGGVNDAFKDALQRARQIAAKIGGDAGTSLNSNDYGYGGQKRPLEDGDGSWTSPSSTTHWEGMPSPFKDQPDAKKVAPQNDSFGTQLPPMHQQQSRSVMTEEYKVPDGMVGFIIGRGGEQISRIQQESGCKIQIAPDSGGLPERSCMLTGTPESVQSAKRLLDQIVEKGRPAPGFHHGDGPGNAVQEIMIPASKAGLVIGKGGETIKQLQERAGVKMVMIQDGPQNTGADKPLRITGDPYKVQQAKEMVLELIRDQGGFREVRNEYGSRIGGNEGIDVPIPRFAVGIVIGRNGEMIKKIQNDAGVRIQFKPDDGTTPDRIAQITGPPDRCQHAAEIITDLLRSVQAGNPGGPGPGGRGRGRGQGNWNMGPPGGLQEFNFIVPTGKTGLIIGKGGETIKSISQQSGARIELQRNPPPNADPNMKLFTIRGTPQQIDYARQLIEEKIGGPVNPLGPPVPHGPHGVPGPHGPPGPPGPGTPMGPYNPAPYNPGPPGPAPHGPPAPYAPQGWGNAYPHWQQQAPPDPAKAGTDPNSAAWAAYYAHYYQQQAQPPPAAPAGAPTTTQTNGQGNYGDQQNPAPAGQVDYTKAWEEYYKKMGQQGQTQDYSKAWEEYYKKQGQAVPAPTGAPPGGQPDYSAAWAEYYRQQAAYYAQTSPQGMPQHPPAPQCLPRPSTLGSAAKSNRNYPCVKRRLA, encoded by the exons attgcagCAAAAATTGGAGGTGATGCTGGTACATCACTGAATTCAAATGACTATGGTTATGGGGGACAAAAAAGACCTTTGGAAGACGGAG aTGGCTCTTGGACAAGTCCGAGCAGTACAACACACTGGGAGGGAATGCCCTCTCCTTTTAAAg ATCAACCAGATGCTAAGAAAGTTGCTCCTCAGAATGACT CTTTTGGAACACAGTTACCACCGATGCACCAGCAACAAAG CAGGTCTGTAATGACAGAAGAATACAAAGTTCCAGATGGAATGGTTGGATTTA taattgGCAGAGGTGGTGAACAGATCTCACGCATACAACAGGAATCTGGATGCAAAATACAGATAGCTCCTG ATAGTGGTGGCCTTCCAGAAAGGTCTTGTATGTTAACTGGAACACCTGAATCTGTCCA ATCAGCAAAACGGTTACTGGACCAGATTGTTGAAAAAGGAAGACCAGCTCCAGGCTTTCACCATGGTGATGGACCGGGAAATGCAGTTCAAGAAATCATGATTCCAGCTAGCAAGGCAGGATTAGTTATTGGAAAGGGAGGAGAAACTATTAAACAACTTCAG GAGCGGGCTGGAGTTAAAATGGTTATGATTCAAGATGGGCCTCAGAACACTGGTGCTGACAAACCTCTTAGGATTACAGGAGACCCATACAAAGTTCAG CAAGCCAAGGAAATGGTGTTAGAGTTAATTCGTGATCAAGGTGGCTTCCGAGAAGTTCGAAATGAGTATGGGTCAAGAATAGGAGGAAATGAAGGGATAGAT GTCCCTATTCCAAGATTTGCTGTTGGCATTGTaataggaagaaatggagaaatgattaaaaaaatacaaaatgatgctGGTGTTCGAATTCAGTTTAAGCCAG atgATGGAACAACACCTGATAGAATAGCACAAATAACAGGACCTCCAGACCGATGTCAACATGCTGCAGAAATTATTACAGACCTTCTTCGAAGTGTTCAG GCTGGTAATCCTGGTGGTCCTGGACCTGGTGGTCGAGGAAGAGGTAGAGGTCAAGGCAACTGGAACATGGGACCACCTGGTGGACTACAggaatttaatttcattgtaccaactgggaaaactggactaaTAATTGGAAAAG gAGGTGAAACCATAAAAAGCATAAGCCAACAGTCTGGTGCAAGAATAGAACTTCAGAGAAATCCTCCACCTAATGCAGATCctaatatgaaattatttacaaTTCGTGGCACTCCACAGCAAATAGACTATGCGCGGCAACTTATAGAAGAAAAGATTGGT GGCCCAGTAAATCCTTTAGGGCCACCTGTACCCCATGGGCCCCATGGTGTCCCAGGCCCCCAtgggcctcctgggcctccagggccTGGAACTCCAATGGGACCATACAACCCTGCACCTTACAATCCAGGACCACCTGGCCCTGCTCCTCA tgGTCCTCCGGCTCCTTATGCTCCCCAGGGGTGGGGAAATGCATATCCACACTGGCAGCAACAGGCCCCTCCTGATCCAG CTAAGGCAGGAACGGATCCAAATTCAGCAGCTTGGGCTGCCTATTATGCTCACTATTATCAACAGCAAGCACAGCCACCACCTGCAGCTCCTGCTGGTGCACCAACTACAACCCAAACCAATGGACAAGGTAACTATG GAGATCAGCAGAATCCAGCTCCAGCTGGACAGGTTGATTATACCAAGGCTTGGGAAGAGTATTACAAGAAAATGG GTCAACAAGGGCAGACACAAGATTATTCAAAAGCTTGGGAGGAATATTACAAGAAGCAAG GTCAAGCAGTTCCTGCTCCTACTGGTGCTCCACCAGGTGGTCAGCCAGATTATAGTGCAGCCTGGGCTGAGTACTATAGACAACAAGCAGCCTACTATGCCCAGACAAGTCCCCAGGGAATGCCACAGCATCCTCCAGCACCTCAG TGCCTTCCCAGACCTTCCACCTTAGGTTCTGCTGCAAAAAGCAACAG AAACTACCCGTGTGTAAAAAGAAGATTGGCTTAA
- the FUBP1 gene encoding far upstream element-binding protein 1 isoform X6 translates to MADYSTVPPPSSGSAGGGGGGGGGGGVNDAFKDALQRARQIAAKIGGDAGTSLNSNDYGYGGQKRPLEDGDGSWTSPSSTTHWEGMPSPFKDQPDAKKVAPQNDSFGTQLPPMHQQQSRSVMTEEYKVPDGMVGFIIGRGGEQISRIQQESGCKIQIAPDSGGLPERSCMLTGTPESVQSAKRLLDQIVEKGRPAPGFHHGDGPGNAVQEIMIPASKAGLVIGKGGETIKQLQERAGVKMVMIQDGPQNTGADKPLRITGDPYKVQQAKEMVLELIRDQGGFREVRNEYGSRIGGNEGIDVPIPRFAVGIVIGRNGEMIKKIQNDAGVRIQFKPDDGTTPDRIAQITGPPDRCQHAAEIITDLLRSVQAGNPGGPGPGGRGRGRGQGNWNMGPPGGLQEFNFIVPTGKTGLIIGKGGETIKSISQQSGARIELQRNPPPNADPNMKLFTIRGTPQQIDYARQLIEEKIGGPVNPLGPPVPHGPHGVPGPHGPPGPPGPGTPMGPYNPAPYNPGPPGPAPHGPPAPYAPQGWGNAYPHWQQQAPPDPAKAGTDPNSAAWAAYYAHYYQQQAQPPPAAPAGAPTTTQTNGQGNYGDQQNPAPAGQVDYTKAWEEYYKKMGQAVPAPTGAPPGGQPDYSAAWAEYYRQQAAYYAQTSPQGMPQHPPAPQCLPRPSTLGSAAKSNRNYPCVKRRLA, encoded by the exons attgcagCAAAAATTGGAGGTGATGCTGGTACATCACTGAATTCAAATGACTATGGTTATGGGGGACAAAAAAGACCTTTGGAAGACGGAG aTGGCTCTTGGACAAGTCCGAGCAGTACAACACACTGGGAGGGAATGCCCTCTCCTTTTAAAg ATCAACCAGATGCTAAGAAAGTTGCTCCTCAGAATGACT CTTTTGGAACACAGTTACCACCGATGCACCAGCAACAAAG CAGGTCTGTAATGACAGAAGAATACAAAGTTCCAGATGGAATGGTTGGATTTA taattgGCAGAGGTGGTGAACAGATCTCACGCATACAACAGGAATCTGGATGCAAAATACAGATAGCTCCTG ATAGTGGTGGCCTTCCAGAAAGGTCTTGTATGTTAACTGGAACACCTGAATCTGTCCA ATCAGCAAAACGGTTACTGGACCAGATTGTTGAAAAAGGAAGACCAGCTCCAGGCTTTCACCATGGTGATGGACCGGGAAATGCAGTTCAAGAAATCATGATTCCAGCTAGCAAGGCAGGATTAGTTATTGGAAAGGGAGGAGAAACTATTAAACAACTTCAG GAGCGGGCTGGAGTTAAAATGGTTATGATTCAAGATGGGCCTCAGAACACTGGTGCTGACAAACCTCTTAGGATTACAGGAGACCCATACAAAGTTCAG CAAGCCAAGGAAATGGTGTTAGAGTTAATTCGTGATCAAGGTGGCTTCCGAGAAGTTCGAAATGAGTATGGGTCAAGAATAGGAGGAAATGAAGGGATAGAT GTCCCTATTCCAAGATTTGCTGTTGGCATTGTaataggaagaaatggagaaatgattaaaaaaatacaaaatgatgctGGTGTTCGAATTCAGTTTAAGCCAG atgATGGAACAACACCTGATAGAATAGCACAAATAACAGGACCTCCAGACCGATGTCAACATGCTGCAGAAATTATTACAGACCTTCTTCGAAGTGTTCAG GCTGGTAATCCTGGTGGTCCTGGACCTGGTGGTCGAGGAAGAGGTAGAGGTCAAGGCAACTGGAACATGGGACCACCTGGTGGACTACAggaatttaatttcattgtaccaactgggaaaactggactaaTAATTGGAAAAG gAGGTGAAACCATAAAAAGCATAAGCCAACAGTCTGGTGCAAGAATAGAACTTCAGAGAAATCCTCCACCTAATGCAGATCctaatatgaaattatttacaaTTCGTGGCACTCCACAGCAAATAGACTATGCGCGGCAACTTATAGAAGAAAAGATTGGT GGCCCAGTAAATCCTTTAGGGCCACCTGTACCCCATGGGCCCCATGGTGTCCCAGGCCCCCAtgggcctcctgggcctccagggccTGGAACTCCAATGGGACCATACAACCCTGCACCTTACAATCCAGGACCACCTGGCCCTGCTCCTCA tgGTCCTCCGGCTCCTTATGCTCCCCAGGGGTGGGGAAATGCATATCCACACTGGCAGCAACAGGCCCCTCCTGATCCAG CTAAGGCAGGAACGGATCCAAATTCAGCAGCTTGGGCTGCCTATTATGCTCACTATTATCAACAGCAAGCACAGCCACCACCTGCAGCTCCTGCTGGTGCACCAACTACAACCCAAACCAATGGACAAGGTAACTATG GAGATCAGCAGAATCCAGCTCCAGCTGGACAGGTTGATTATACCAAGGCTTGGGAAGAGTATTACAAGAAAATGG GTCAAGCAGTTCCTGCTCCTACTGGTGCTCCACCAGGTGGTCAGCCAGATTATAGTGCAGCCTGGGCTGAGTACTATAGACAACAAGCAGCCTACTATGCCCAGACAAGTCCCCAGGGAATGCCACAGCATCCTCCAGCACCTCAG TGCCTTCCCAGACCTTCCACCTTAGGTTCTGCTGCAAAAAGCAACAG AAACTACCCGTGTGTAAAAAGAAGATTGGCTTAA